A region of Cellulophaga sp. RHA19 DNA encodes the following proteins:
- the frr gene encoding ribosome recycling factor — MNEEINFILDSTKESMNGTIDHLEKAFIKIRAGKASPVMLSSVMVDYYGSSTPLSQVANVNTPDARTISVQPWEKNMLHEIEKAIMNSNLGFNPMNNGDFVIINVPPLTEERRKDLAKQAKGEADDAKVGIRNARQEANKEIKALENASEDLKKNAEADVQELTNEFTKKIDSLLVTKEAEIMKV, encoded by the coding sequence ATGAACGAAGAAATTAATTTTATATTAGACAGTACTAAAGAGAGTATGAATGGCACAATAGACCATTTAGAAAAAGCATTTATTAAAATTAGAGCTGGTAAAGCTAGTCCTGTTATGCTATCTAGCGTAATGGTAGACTACTATGGCTCTTCCACTCCTCTTTCTCAAGTAGCTAATGTAAACACTCCAGATGCAAGAACAATATCTGTTCAGCCTTGGGAAAAAAATATGCTTCACGAAATAGAAAAAGCCATAATGAACTCTAATCTTGGTTTTAACCCTATGAACAATGGTGATTTTGTTATTATTAACGTACCGCCACTAACAGAGGAAAGAAGAAAAGATTTAGCAAAACAAGCAAAAGGCGAAGCGGATGATGCCAAAGTTGGTATTAGAAACGCTAGACAAGAAGCCAATAAAGAAATAAAAGCTCTTGAAAATGCATCTGAAGACTTAAAAAAGAATGCTGAAGCAGATGTACAAGAACTTACGAATGAATTCACAAAAAAAATAGATTCATTATTGGTGACTAAAGAAGCCGAAATAATGAAGGTTTAA
- a CDS encoding efflux RND transporter permease subunit, whose protein sequence is MVAKITQGFWAKTARIILRNRILIILLIIAFTVFLGFQWKNMKFSNSEANLLPDHHPVNIKYQSFLKLFGEEGNVIAIAAKDSTLYTPEKFNRWNKLSKQLDAFPEVDFVLSTDNLKELVKTEDGQKFILQNFIKSKPRTTKEIDSLKQHLFNNMPFYENLLYNKETGTIRTLVYLDKDIVNTSVRKDFILKDFKHLTDTFEKETEMNLHISGMPYIRTMNSKNIIDEINKFILAALGVTSLIFFFFFRSFRATFISMCVVIIGVMWAFGILGLLQYEITVLTALIPPLIIVIGIPNCIFLINKYQQEVKKHGNKALSLQRVISKIGNATLMTNITTASGFATFIITDSQLLKEFGIVASINIIGIFILSLLIIPIVYSFLPMPKDKHLKHLNTKWIDTFVSWMENIVRNKRISVYIVSILLLTISIIGIYQIDISGSPIEDMPKKAEFFKDIRFFEKEFKGIMPVEVVIDTKRKNGVLKPATLKRMDKFGEVIEEIPELSHPISVVNLVKYSKQAFYNGIPKYYQLPTTQENNFIMDVARNSQSNGNLLESFVDSTGQTARITTFMRDVDTERMQDIESRLQENLDKIFPKERYNTFLTGKALLFLKGTKYLVNNLVLSLALAIALIALFMAYLFRSFRMIIISLIPNLLPLIITAGVMGFVGVPIKPSTILVFSIAFGISVDDTIHFLAKYRQELVVNKWAIKKSVYAALRETGVSMFYTSIVLFFGFSVFVISNFGGTVALGALVSATLLFAMLANLILLPSLLLSLERSIANKEVLKKPQIDILPKDEVKIKKKNQINNQN, encoded by the coding sequence ATGGTTGCAAAGATTACGCAAGGTTTTTGGGCAAAAACTGCTCGGATAATTCTAAGAAATAGAATTCTCATTATACTACTAATAATAGCTTTTACCGTTTTTCTAGGTTTTCAATGGAAAAACATGAAGTTTTCTAACTCAGAAGCTAATTTATTACCAGATCATCATCCGGTTAATATTAAATATCAGTCGTTTTTAAAGTTATTTGGCGAAGAAGGTAATGTTATTGCTATTGCTGCAAAAGACAGTACACTTTATACTCCTGAAAAATTTAACAGATGGAATAAGCTTAGCAAACAGCTTGATGCTTTTCCGGAGGTTGATTTTGTTTTATCTACAGACAACCTTAAAGAGCTTGTAAAAACCGAAGACGGACAAAAATTTATACTTCAAAACTTTATAAAGTCTAAACCAAGAACCACCAAAGAAATAGATAGTCTAAAACAGCATTTATTTAACAATATGCCGTTTTACGAAAACCTACTTTACAATAAAGAAACAGGCACTATTAGAACTTTAGTGTATTTAGATAAAGACATTGTAAATACATCTGTACGTAAAGATTTTATACTTAAGGACTTTAAACACCTTACAGATACATTTGAAAAAGAAACAGAAATGAATTTGCATATATCTGGAATGCCATATATACGTACAATGAATTCTAAAAATATTATTGACGAAATAAACAAGTTTATACTTGCTGCACTTGGCGTAACGTCTTTAATATTCTTTTTCTTTTTTAGAAGTTTTAGAGCTACGTTTATATCTATGTGTGTAGTAATTATTGGTGTAATGTGGGCCTTTGGCATTTTAGGCCTTTTACAGTATGAAATTACTGTACTTACAGCTCTAATACCACCATTAATAATTGTAATAGGGATACCAAATTGTATCTTTTTAATAAACAAATACCAACAAGAAGTTAAAAAACACGGAAACAAAGCACTGTCTTTACAGCGTGTAATTTCTAAAATTGGTAATGCTACGTTAATGACTAACATTACAACAGCATCTGGTTTTGCCACTTTTATTATTACAGACAGTCAGCTACTTAAAGAGTTTGGTATTGTAGCATCAATAAACATTATTGGCATTTTTATTTTATCATTATTAATTATACCAATTGTTTACAGCTTTTTACCAATGCCAAAAGACAAACATTTAAAACACTTAAACACAAAGTGGATTGATACTTTTGTTAGCTGGATGGAAAACATTGTTAGAAACAAAAGAATATCTGTTTATATTGTTTCTATTCTACTATTAACAATTAGCATCATTGGAATTTATCAAATAGATATTTCTGGAAGCCCTATTGAAGATATGCCAAAAAAGGCTGAGTTTTTTAAAGACATACGGTTTTTTGAAAAAGAATTTAAAGGCATAATGCCTGTTGAAGTTGTAATAGACACCAAAAGAAAAAATGGAGTCTTAAAACCCGCTACTTTAAAAAGAATGGATAAATTTGGTGAAGTAATTGAAGAAATTCCAGAGCTTTCTCACCCAATATCTGTAGTTAATCTTGTGAAATATTCTAAACAAGCATTTTACAACGGAATTCCTAAATACTATCAATTACCAACCACACAAGAGAATAATTTTATTATGGATGTGGCTCGTAATTCTCAAAGCAATGGTAATTTACTAGAAAGTTTTGTAGATTCTACAGGACAAACCGCACGTATTACAACATTTATGAGAGATGTAGATACAGAGCGCATGCAGGATATAGAGAGTAGACTGCAAGAGAATTTAGACAAAATATTTCCAAAAGAAAGATACAACACATTTTTAACAGGTAAGGCTCTTTTATTTTTAAAAGGAACAAAGTACCTAGTTAACAATTTAGTACTTTCTCTAGCACTAGCCATTGCACTTATAGCCCTTTTTATGGCTTATTTGTTTAGGTCTTTTAGAATGATTATTATATCACTAATACCAAACCTACTACCGCTAATTATTACCGCAGGTGTAATGGGCTTTGTAGGCGTACCAATAAAACCATCTACAATTTTAGTATTTAGTATTGCTTTTGGTATTTCTGTAGATGATACAATTCACTTTTTAGCTAAGTACAGACAAGAACTAGTGGTTAACAAATGGGCAATTAAAAAATCTGTTTATGCCGCATTAAGAGAAACAGGAGTTAGTATGTTTTACACCTCTATTGTTCTATTTTTTGGCTTTTCAGTCTTTGTAATTTCTAACTTTGGAGGTACAGTTGCATTAGGCGCATTAGTATCTGCAACGTTATTATTTGCTATGTTAGCAAACTTAATATTACTACCGTCACTACTACTCTCTTTAGAACGTAGTATTGCAAATAAAGAAGTTCTAAAAAAACCACAAATAGATATTTTACCTAAAGACGAGGTTAAAATCAAGAAAAAAAATCAAATCAATAATCAAAACTAA
- the pyrH gene encoding UMP kinase produces MQYKRILLKLSGEALMGSRQYGIDPIRLAEYAKEIKEVTDKGIQVAIVIGGGNIFRGVAGASNGMDRVQGDHMGMLATVINGLALQSALEDAGVQTRLQTAIKINEVAEPFIRRKAMRHLEKGRVVIFGGGTGNPYFTTDSAAVLRAIEIEADVILKGTRVDGIYTSDPEKDKNATKFDKISFQDVLNKGLKVMDTTAFTLSQENELPIVVFDMNTKGNLLKLLSGENIGTEVNL; encoded by the coding sequence ATGCAATACAAAAGAATACTTTTAAAACTAAGTGGAGAAGCCTTAATGGGTTCTAGACAATACGGAATAGACCCAATTAGACTTGCGGAATATGCTAAAGAAATAAAAGAGGTAACAGACAAAGGTATTCAAGTAGCAATAGTTATTGGTGGCGGTAACATTTTTAGAGGTGTTGCAGGAGCAAGTAACGGTATGGACCGTGTACAAGGTGACCATATGGGTATGCTAGCCACTGTAATTAATGGCTTAGCACTACAAAGTGCTTTAGAAGACGCTGGTGTACAAACAAGATTACAAACTGCCATTAAAATAAATGAAGTAGCTGAGCCTTTTATTAGAAGAAAAGCTATGAGACATTTAGAAAAAGGACGTGTAGTAATTTTTGGCGGAGGAACAGGTAACCCGTACTTTACTACAGATTCTGCCGCAGTATTACGAGCAATAGAAATTGAAGCAGACGTAATATTAAAAGGTACAAGAGTAGACGGTATTTACACATCTGACCCTGAAAAAGACAAAAACGCAACTAAGTTTGACAAAATATCTTTTCAGGATGTACTAAATAAAGGTTTAAAAGTAATGGACACAACAGCCTTTACTTTGAGTCAGGAAAACGAGTTACCAATTGTTGTTTTTGATATGAATACAAAAGGTAATTTATTAAAATTACTATCAGGAGAAAATATAGGAACAGAAGTAAATCTATAA
- the tsf gene encoding translation elongation factor Ts encodes MAKITAAEVNKLRKATGAGMMDCKKALVEAEGDFDKAIDVLRKKGQKVAEKRADRDSSEGAAVAKVNAEANKGVAIVLGCETDFVGKNDNFLALANQLGELALNYNSKEEFLAADFGGMTVAEKLVEQTGVIGEKLEINAFETVEAPYVGSYVHINKLAAVVGFSAKVENIETLGKDVAMQIASMGATTLSYKDFDPAYVASETEARIAVIEKDNIELGRLGKTLKNVPQYISMAQLTPEVMATAEEDAKAQLKAEGKPEQIWDKILPGKMERFVSDNTTLDQEQCLLDQNFIKDEKISVASYVSSYGDVAVTSFKRVALG; translated from the coding sequence ATGGCAAAAATTACAGCTGCAGAAGTAAATAAACTAAGAAAAGCTACTGGCGCAGGAATGATGGACTGCAAAAAAGCATTAGTTGAAGCTGAAGGTGATTTTGACAAAGCAATTGACGTATTACGTAAAAAAGGTCAAAAAGTAGCAGAAAAAAGAGCAGATCGTGACTCTAGCGAAGGTGCTGCTGTTGCTAAAGTTAACGCAGAAGCTAACAAAGGTGTTGCAATTGTATTAGGTTGTGAAACTGACTTTGTAGGTAAAAACGATAACTTTTTAGCTCTTGCAAACCAATTAGGAGAATTAGCATTAAACTACAACTCTAAAGAAGAGTTTTTAGCTGCTGATTTTGGAGGGATGACTGTTGCTGAAAAATTAGTTGAACAAACTGGTGTTATTGGTGAAAAATTAGAAATTAACGCTTTTGAGACTGTAGAGGCTCCTTACGTTGGTTCTTACGTTCACATTAACAAACTTGCTGCTGTTGTTGGTTTTTCTGCAAAAGTAGAAAACATAGAAACTCTAGGTAAAGACGTTGCTATGCAGATTGCATCTATGGGTGCAACTACATTATCTTACAAAGATTTTGATCCTGCATATGTAGCATCAGAAACTGAAGCAAGAATTGCTGTTATTGAAAAAGATAATATTGAGTTAGGTCGTTTAGGAAAAACTCTTAAAAACGTACCTCAGTATATTTCTATGGCTCAATTAACTCCAGAAGTTATGGCTACTGCAGAAGAAGATGCTAAAGCACAACTTAAAGCAGAAGGTAAGCCAGAGCAAATTTGGGATAAAATTTTACCAGGTAAAATGGAAAGATTTGTATCTGATAACACTACTCTAGATCAAGAGCAATGTTTATTAGACCAAAACTTTATTAAAGATGAAAAAATTAGCGTAGCATCTTACGTTTCTTCTTACGGCGATGTTGCTGTAACATCTTTTAAAAGAGTTGCTCTTGGATAA
- the asnS gene encoding asparagine--tRNA ligase — protein MNTNSIKDLLSGKHLLQEVTVSGWVKTFRSNRFVALNDGSTIQNIQCVVDFEKLDESLLKQVSTGAAIKVKGTLVESQGKGQSVEIQVSTLEIHGGADPETYPIQPKKHTLEFLREKAHLRVRTNTFSAVMRMRSALSFAVHQYFQQNGFYHVHTPIITGSDAEGAGEIFKVSTLDSKNPPLNEDGTVNYSEDFFGKETNLTVSGQLEAETYAMGLGKVYTFGPTFRAENSNTSRHLAEFWMIEPEMAFYDLDANMDLAEDFIKSVLSYVLENCKDDLEFLEKRLLDEEKSKPAAERSDMPLIEKLKFITENNFKRVTYTEAIDILRNCKPNKKKKFKYLINEWGADLQSEHERFLVEKHFKCPVILFDYPAKIKAFYMRLNEDGKTVRAMDILFPGIGEIVGGSQREERLDVLLEKMKALDIDEKELWWYTDLRKYGSAVHSGFGLGFERLVLFATGMGNIRDVIPFPRTPQNAEF, from the coding sequence ATGAACACAAACAGCATTAAGGATTTATTGTCCGGAAAACATCTTTTACAAGAAGTAACCGTTAGCGGTTGGGTAAAAACATTTAGAAGCAACAGATTTGTTGCCTTAAATGATGGTTCTACTATACAAAACATTCAATGTGTTGTAGATTTTGAAAAATTAGACGAAAGCTTACTAAAACAAGTATCTACTGGCGCTGCTATTAAAGTAAAAGGTACACTTGTAGAAAGTCAAGGAAAAGGACAGTCTGTAGAAATACAAGTTTCTACCTTAGAAATTCACGGTGGTGCTGACCCAGAGACTTATCCAATTCAGCCTAAAAAACACACTTTAGAATTTTTAAGAGAAAAAGCACATTTACGTGTAAGAACAAACACTTTTTCTGCAGTTATGCGTATGCGCTCTGCATTATCTTTTGCTGTACACCAATACTTTCAGCAAAATGGATTTTACCACGTGCACACACCAATTATAACTGGTTCTGATGCAGAAGGAGCTGGAGAAATATTTAAAGTATCTACTTTAGATAGCAAAAACCCACCTTTAAATGAAGATGGTACCGTAAACTACAGCGAAGATTTTTTTGGTAAAGAAACCAACCTTACCGTATCTGGCCAATTAGAAGCAGAAACTTATGCAATGGGTCTTGGTAAAGTATATACATTTGGACCAACATTTAGAGCAGAAAACTCTAACACATCTAGACATTTAGCAGAGTTTTGGATGATAGAACCTGAAATGGCTTTTTATGATTTAGATGCCAATATGGACCTAGCAGAAGATTTCATAAAAAGCGTATTATCTTATGTATTAGAAAATTGCAAAGACGATTTAGAGTTTTTAGAAAAACGTTTATTAGACGAAGAAAAATCTAAACCTGCAGCAGAACGTAGTGATATGCCTTTAATTGAAAAATTAAAATTTATCACAGAAAATAACTTCAAAAGAGTAACTTACACAGAGGCTATAGATATTTTAAGAAACTGCAAACCAAACAAAAAGAAGAAGTTTAAATACTTAATTAATGAATGGGGTGCAGATTTACAAAGTGAACACGAACGTTTTCTAGTTGAAAAGCATTTTAAATGTCCGGTTATATTGTTTGATTATCCTGCAAAAATAAAAGCATTTTATATGCGTTTAAATGAAGACGGAAAAACAGTAAGAGCAATGGACATTCTTTTCCCTGGCATTGGAGAAATAGTTGGTGGCTCACAAAGAGAAGAACGTTTAGATGTTCTTTTAGAAAAAATGAAAGCATTAGATATAGACGAAAAAGAATTATGGTGGTACACAGACCTACGTAAATATGGTAGTGCTGTACACAGTGGTTTTGGTCTTGGTTTTGAACGTCTAGTACTTTTTGCTACCGGAATGGGTAACATTAGAGATGTAATTCCTTTTCCAAGAACACCTCAAAATGCTGAATTTTAA